In the Brevundimonas mediterranea genome, GAGCGATCCCATGACTCAGCCGGACAGCCTTCACTATCTCGGAGTGCGCGACGCCATCGCCACACGGATCGCGGGAGGAGAGTTGAAGCCCGGCGAACGCCTGCCCTCCGAACGTCAGTTGCAAGTGGGCGGCGGGGTGGCGCGCGGCACGATCCGGGAGGCCCTGTTCCAGCTGGAGGCCGAGGGGATCATCTATCGCAAGGACCGCAGCGGCTGGTACGTCTCGCCCCCGCCGGTGGTCTATGATCCGACCCGGTGGGAAGGCTTCATGTCCTATGTCGAGGCCCAGGGCCGCCGCCCGGAGACCGAGACCCTCAGCAAGACGGAAATCGCCTGCACCCCCGCCCTGGCCCCCATCTTCGGCCGCCCGGTCGGCGCGCCGATGTATCGCATTCGCCGACGGCGTTCAGTCGATGGCCGCGCCGTACTGGTGGAGACCATCGTCGTCGACGCGGCCCTGGCCCCGGACCTGCTCAGCCACCCGCTGGACGGTTCGCTGACCAGCGTCCTGAAGTCCGCCTATAATATCGCCGTGGCCCGCAACCGGGTGGACATGCAGCCGTGCGCCCTGACCCGCGGCGAGGCCGAGGCGCTTCAGGTCAAGTCGGGACTGCCGGGGCTGAATGTGGTCCGCACCAGTTATGACGCCCAGGGTCGCGTGGTCGAGTTCGACCGCGAATACTGGCGCCACGACGCCCTGAAGATCAGCGTCGATATCCGGGTGCGTTAGGAAAGGCCGGCGCGTCGGGCCGCCTCGGCCTCCAGGGCGGGGATCAGGTCGGCAACAGTGCCGATGACCAGATCGGCGCCGGCGTCACGCAGCCGGTCGGCGGCGGCCTTCAACAGAACGACGCGTTCATCGCCGTCCAGATCGGCCAGGGCCTGGGCGGTCAGACCGACCATATTGCCTGAGGCGGCCACGCCGATGGTGAAACAGCCGGCATTGCGCCCCTCGGCGACGCCCACCTCCGCATCGTCCACCTTGACCACGCGCGACAGGGGCCAGACGCCCAGATCGGCGCAGGCCTTGTAGATCATCAGCGGCGAGGGTCGCCCCTCCGGCGTCTCGTGGGCGCAGACCACCAGGTCGGGTGCGTACCCCTGAGCGGCGGCGCGCGGCAGGATCGCCTGCATCATCTCGCGGGTGTAGCCGGTGCAGGACGCGATCTTCAGACCCTGGCTGCGCAGATGCGCCACGGCGTCCGCGGCGCCGGGGATCAGATCCGCCGTCTCCTCGGCCAGACGGATCATCGGCGCCTGGAGTTCGGCCATGACCTGATCGACAGCCTGCTGGTCCGGCGCCGCGGCGTGGGCCGCCATCCAGGCCTGGTTGATCCGGGGCTGTTCGAACAGGGCGCGGACGTGGTCGGCCTTGGCCCGGCCCATGTCGCGGCGGGCCTCCTCTTCACTGACGGGCGCGCCGAGGACGGCGAAGGCCTCCATCAGGGCCAGCACCGGGGCGCGGCTGCCGAAATCGACCATGGTGCCGGCCCAGTCGAAAACGACCATGTCGAAGCTGTCGCGGATGGAGGTCATGGTTCGAACGTCTCCTGAAACAGGTCTGCGATCACCTCTTCGCCAAAGGCGAAGGCGGTGGAGGCGCCGTTGCCGGCGGTGATGAGGGCGAGGCGAACGCAGGGGTGCGGCGCGGCGACCAGGTCGGCGTGCGGACCGCGGGCATAGGTCCCCGTCCAGCGTTGCAGGACGGGCGGCGCGGGCCGGCCGGTGGCGGCGCGCCATTCATCCAGGATCAGTTGATCGACCGCCTCGTCGGCGAACGGATCGGGCGTGGCGGCGTCGTGATGGCTGTCGCCCACGACCAGGGCGCCGTCGGCGTCCTGCACCGCGATCAGGTGGACCCCCTCGGCCAGGGCCCGGCCCTGCTCCGCCTCCAGCCGCGTGCGCAGGGCGGCGGCCTCCGGCAAGTCGGCGTAGCCGCCGTAGCGAACCAGACCCAGGTCGGACATGACCGGCGCCGGCAAGTCGAAGCCAGGCGACGCCAGCCGCATCATCTGCAACTTGCAGCGCGCCAGGCCGGCGTCAGCCAGGCAATCCGGGAACAGGCTGACCATATCGTCTCCGGGACAGACCACCACCCGCGCGGCCTCCACGACGCCCCGGCCCGTGACGACGCGCGGCGGCTCGACCGCCTGGACGACGGTCTGACGCAGAAACTCGACCCCGAAACGCCCCTCCAGCCACGCGGCCAGTCGCGGGATGGCCGTGCGGGAGTCCACACGCAATTCATGGGGGCTCCAGAGGGCGGCGACCGTGTCGGGTCCGGTCGTTTCCGGCGACCGGGCCCGCGCCTCGTCCGGCGTCATCAGCCGACAACCTTCGCCCATCTCGGTGGCCATGAAGGCTTCCAGCACGGCCGCGGCCTCGGGCCTGCGCACGGGCAGCCAGAGGCCGTGTTGCAGGATCGGCACGCCCGCCTCGCCCGCGACCTCGTCCCAGACGGCGCGGCTGCGATGCGCGCGGCGCCACACCCGGCCGCGCGGCTGGCCGGTGACTGTGACGAAACCGAAGTTCCGGATCGAGGCGCCGTTCGCCTGGGCGTCACGGTCGATCACCACCACCGAAAGGCCGCGCCGTGCAGCGGCCAGGGCGCAGGCCAGGCCGACGATTCCCGCCCCCACCACGGCGACGTCGTACCGTCCCATCATCCCATCATCCTCGTCATTCAAGCGTCGCAGCAGTGGTCTAGACCACGTGGGTGCAACAGGATGATGTCAAACGATGAACCGGATGCGGCTCTGGCTGGCGAAGGCCAACCCCGTTGTCTTTGTGGCGTTCGCGGGCCTGGCGGGATTTTGCGCCTATTTCTCCATGTACGCCTTCCGCAAACCCTTCACCGCCGCGACCTTCGATGTCGTGGCAGGTTGGGATTTCGCCCTGGACTACAAGATCGCCCTCGTGATCGCGCAGGTGGCCGGCTACGCCCTGTCCAAGCTGATCGGGATCAAGGTGATCGCGGAGATGCGGCCCGAACGCCGAGCGGCCGCTATCATCCTGCTGATCGGCGTCTCCTGGATCGCTTTGGTCCTGTTCGCGGTCGTGCCTGCGCCATGGAATGTCGCGGCCCTGTTCCTCAACGGTCTGCCGCTCGGTCTGATCTGGGGCCTCGTGTTCGGTTTCATGGAGGGGCGACGCACCAGCGAGGTGCTGGGGGCGATCCTGTGCGCCAGCTTCATTCTGTCTTCCGGCGTCGTGAAATCGGTCGGCAAGGCCTTGATGGAGAACTGGCAGGTCAGCGAGTTCTGGATGCCGGCGGCCGTCGGGGTGGTCTTCATGCCTCTGCTGGCCGTTTCGGTGCTGGCCCTCGCCACCCTGCCCGCGCCCAGTCCCGCTGACGAAGCCGAGCGCGTGGCGCGTCGGCCGATGATGGCCAGAGAGCGCGCCGCCTTCCTGGCCGCGCACTGGCCGGTGCTGCTTCTGCTGGTCGCCGCCTATGTGATGCTGACGGCCTTCCGCGACCTGCGCGACAACTTCGCCGCCGAAATCTGGCAGGCGCTGGGCTACGGCGACGCCGCCTCGGTCTTCACCGCCAGCGAAGGGCCGGTGGCGGCCCTGTCGCTGGTGGCGATGGGCGTGTTGATCGCGGTGAAGAACAACGGCCGGGCCCTGCTGTTCATGCACGGCGTCATTCTGGCCGGGTTCGCCATCCTGGGCGCCTCGACCCTCGCCTTTCAGCAGGGCCTGCTGTCGCCGATCGTCTGGATGATCGCCGGCGGCGCGGGCCTGTACCTCGCCTATACCCCCTTCAACGCCATGCTGTTCGACCGGATGATCGCCTATTCGGGCACGGTCGCGACCGCCGGTTTCCTGATCTATGTGGCCGACTCCACCGGCTATCTGGGCAGCGTGGCGCTGCTGCTGTTCAAGAATTTCGGCGCTGTGGATCTGCCTTGGCTGCCCTTTTTCGTGGGCGCCGCCTACGCCACCAGCCTGGCCGGCCTCATATTGGTCGGAGGCGCCGCAATCCTGTTCCTGCGAGGACGTGGAGATGGATCTCCCTCTCCCAAGGGCTCGGAGGGCCAAGAGCGCCCCTGAGGGCGACGGCGGTTAAACTAGTCGTGGTCTTCATCCACCGGCTGGTGAGTGAAGCCTTTGACGCCGCTCAGTGGTTTGGCGTCGCGGCCGATCTCGACGTCGCTTTCGGCATAGGCGACCAGAAGGCGCGCCAGGTCCGTTAATGCGCTTTCGTGGATGCGTTCATAACCGTGGCTGGCGTCGATGCCGAAGGTGACCAGGGCCGTCCGGATGTCGGCGCCCGATTCCAGCGCCGAGGCCGAGTCCGAGCGGTAATATCGAAAGACGTCCTTCTGGTGCGGGATGTCATGCTCGCGCGCCAGCTGAACCAGTTTGCGCGACAGGTGCCAGTCGAACGGGCCCGTCTGGTCGGCCATGGCGATGGTGACGCCGAACTCGGACGAGTTCTGGCCCGGCGCGGTCGTGCCGTTGTCG is a window encoding:
- a CDS encoding UTRA domain-containing protein — encoded protein: MTQPDSLHYLGVRDAIATRIAGGELKPGERLPSERQLQVGGGVARGTIREALFQLEAEGIIYRKDRSGWYVSPPPVVYDPTRWEGFMSYVEAQGRRPETETLSKTEIACTPALAPIFGRPVGAPMYRIRRRRSVDGRAVLVETIVVDAALAPDLLSHPLDGSLTSVLKSAYNIAVARNRVDMQPCALTRGEAEALQVKSGLPGLNVVRTSYDAQGRVVEFDREYWRHDALKISVDIRVR
- the phnX gene encoding phosphonoacetaldehyde hydrolase; protein product: MTSIRDSFDMVVFDWAGTMVDFGSRAPVLALMEAFAVLGAPVSEEEARRDMGRAKADHVRALFEQPRINQAWMAAHAAAPDQQAVDQVMAELQAPMIRLAEETADLIPGAADAVAHLRSQGLKIASCTGYTREMMQAILPRAAAQGYAPDLVVCAHETPEGRPSPLMIYKACADLGVWPLSRVVKVDDAEVGVAEGRNAGCFTIGVAASGNMVGLTAQALADLDGDERVVLLKAAADRLRDAGADLVIGTVADLIPALEAEAARRAGLS
- a CDS encoding TIGR03364 family FAD-dependent oxidoreductase, with the translated sequence MMGRYDVAVVGAGIVGLACALAAARRGLSVVVIDRDAQANGASIRNFGFVTVTGQPRGRVWRRAHRSRAVWDEVAGEAGVPILQHGLWLPVRRPEAAAVLEAFMATEMGEGCRLMTPDEARARSPETTGPDTVAALWSPHELRVDSRTAIPRLAAWLEGRFGVEFLRQTVVQAVEPPRVVTGRGVVEAARVVVCPGDDMVSLFPDCLADAGLARCKLQMMRLASPGFDLPAPVMSDLGLVRYGGYADLPEAAALRTRLEAEQGRALAEGVHLIAVQDADGALVVGDSHHDAATPDPFADEAVDQLILDEWRAATGRPAPPVLQRWTGTYARGPHADLVAAPHPCVRLALITAGNGASTAFAFGEEVIADLFQETFEP
- a CDS encoding DUF5690 family protein, whose product is MNRMRLWLAKANPVVFVAFAGLAGFCAYFSMYAFRKPFTAATFDVVAGWDFALDYKIALVIAQVAGYALSKLIGIKVIAEMRPERRAAAIILLIGVSWIALVLFAVVPAPWNVAALFLNGLPLGLIWGLVFGFMEGRRTSEVLGAILCASFILSSGVVKSVGKALMENWQVSEFWMPAAVGVVFMPLLAVSVLALATLPAPSPADEAERVARRPMMARERAAFLAAHWPVLLLLVAAYVMLTAFRDLRDNFAAEIWQALGYGDAASVFTASEGPVAALSLVAMGVLIAVKNNGRALLFMHGVILAGFAILGASTLAFQQGLLSPIVWMIAGGAGLYLAYTPFNAMLFDRMIAYSGTVATAGFLIYVADSTGYLGSVALLLFKNFGAVDLPWLPFFVGAAYATSLAGLILVGGAAILFLRGRGDGSPSPKGSEGQERP